The Vespa velutina chromosome 2, iVesVel2.1, whole genome shotgun sequence sequence CGAGGGTGAACATAATGTCTTAGAAGTTCAAACTTCGCGATAGTGAttgtaaagaatattattaaattcatttatataaaatgtctcAGCAAGAATCAATATATGATTTAGCTTATCGTGGTAAGACGTCAGATGTGAAAATTCTACTTAATGAAACTGAATCTTTGAAAACACAAACAGACGGCGTAAGTATTCAAATTTAGTAAACTATGATCGACGATTGAGGTTATAAAATGAACATTAAACtgcatatttgttttttagaaTGGACGAATGTTGATACATTGGAGTGCTTTAGGCGGACACGATGATCTagttagatatttattatctctcgGTGTACCGGTTGATCCAACAGACGACGTgagtttatattttgtttattttgtatCACGATGACAAAACTGGCAAGGAAGATTTCATTTCGTACGTAATATAAATGAGCGGgtaatttcaatattctttttttacgtatacCTATATCACTCGTAAAAAACGTACGATATTGTCTTGCATTGAATTTTCGCAccattaattatgaaaaaaatttaaataatgaaatataattttaaacaatttttttattcaatgatCATTTCATAGACGAATATGACACCATTAATTTTGGCAGCCTCTGCTGGACGAGAAAAAGTTGTTAACACTTTGCTTGCCGAAAGTGCAAATGTTAATGCAAAGACTGTGGATGGACATTCGGCATTGCAATACGCAGCATCGAAAAATTGGAAGTCAATATGCGTTGCATTGCTCGAAAAATATGCGGATATAAATATCACTGACAAAA is a genomic window containing:
- the LOC124946543 gene encoding 26S proteasome non-ATPase regulatory subunit 10-like, with product MSQQESIYDLAYRGKTSDVKILLNETESLKTQTDGNGRMLIHWSALGGHDDLVRYLLSLGVPVDPTDDTNMTPLILAASAGREKVVNTLLAESANVNAKTVDGHSALQYAASKNWKSICVALLEKYADINITDKRGATPMHRAASKGNIAIVKLLIEYGKDLKIDQKDAYGNTALHLACEEDRLEEAKLLVINGADITLTNKERKTPLDLASPRLARTLKQLKEDPITT